The genomic region GACGTAAAGCTTCAATCTCTTCTTCGGTCAGACTATCTCTTGTTTCAAAATGGTCATCAACTTGTTTGGCGACATCCGGCAAAGCAATAATTTTCCCAGGTGATTCCGTAATCTGCTTGCGCCAGGCAACCATTTGATCCTGTTGAAGGAGGACTGGAAAGTTGAAATTTATATGATCTTTGACAGGTAATTCATATAAATGGCACCAACCGAATGAGTCGCTCTCTTTATCAAACAACTTATCATTAATTTCAATGATCGTTTGCATCGTCTCCTCGATTTCAGGAACCATTTGTTCCCATAACTCAAGGATAGCTCGCAAATTTTGTGCTGTAATGCCGTTAGCATAATGGGTTTCATTCATGTTGAGTTGCCGTATTAATTAATTCGACTTGCGACTAAGATGCTAATTACTAATTATTAGCTTCTTTTTTGGTTTTTATCTGTTACGGAAAACTACGGCAACATATTCAAATACTGAATTAATATTGTGCACAACAGCTTTGCTCTTGTGCATAGTATGGGAACAGACTGGCTATGCCAGACTGTGACATTAAACCAGTGAGAATCAGTTTATTTAAACAAATACTGAGCTAAGAAAGAATAATTTCTTAAAAACTAATTCTTTTCGAATGGCAATTCTTTATTAATTTGCTATTGCGACCACACCGTTAAGCATTTATCGTTGTACTTTAACCGACAAAATGGGGTTATCTGTGAAATCTGTAGTCTTTTTTAACAACAAAGGTGGGGTTGGAAAAACAACACTTGTTTGCAATGTGGCGTCATATATTAGCATCCATAAATCAAAGCGAGTTTTGCTGATTGATGCCGACCCGCAATGTAATGCAACTCAAGCAATGCTTTCAGACGAAATATGCGAAAAGATTTACCTTGATCGCGACCCTAATTTGCCAACCTTATTTGATTATCTTGCACCAATTGAAGCAGGCGAGCCTGCAATATCTAAAAAAATAATTCCTTTTCTTGGTACACAAAACCAGTTTAAAACAGATTTAATACCTGGCCATCCCAAGATCTCATTAGTAGAGGATAAGCTGAGCAGTGCCTGGAATGATATGCAAGCGGGAACACTAGCCGCTTACCGCATCACAAATTGGTGTTCCCAGCTCTTTGAAAATCTGGAATCCCGATATGACCTAGTAATTATCGATGTAGGCCCATCTCTAGGCGCTCTTAACAGAACAGTTTTGCTTTCTGTAGACTATCTTGTGACGCCTTTTGGATGTGATATTTTTAGTTTGCTTGGTATCCAAAATATTGCCTCATGGTTAAAAAATTGGCAGCGTCAATACACCAGGAGTATCGCAAATGTAAAAGAAGATCGGCCAGGGGAAATAGAGAATTATCCAATAATCACTGATAGTGATACTAAATTTAGATTTGCAGGCTACTCAGTTCAACAATACGTGACTAAAACTTTCAAATCCGGTAAGCGACCTGTAAAAGCTTACGATAAAATTTTGCAAGAAATCCCTATTACCGTTGAAGTCAACCTAAGTTTCCTGAAATCAAGGAATTTGCAGACTAATGATCTTGAACTAGGTCACATCCCTTTCTTATACAGTCTCGTTCCCCTTGCCCAAGCCCACAGGTATCCAATTCATGAGCTCAGAAAATCAGGAAAACTTATGGGAAACCAATTTAAACAAGTAGAAGATTACCAAAAAATAATGAACATCTTCTGTGACAAGCTCATGCAAAATATCGGAATCGAGCAATGATAAGTTGGCCAAGATCGCTAATTCGAGAAGTGGCAGCCAGAAGATGCGTTTTCTTTTTGGGCGCTGGAGTATCTGCAAGTTCTATTGATGATCATGGAGTCCATCCTAAAACATGGAAAGAATTCCTTAATGAAGCGCAGTCGCTTATAGAAAATACACAAGAAAAAACTATTGTTAAAAAAATGATAAAAGAAAAACAATATCTTTTAGCACTCCAAGGTATTCACCAATTTGCCAATAAAAGTGATTACAAAGATTTCTTGAATAAAAATTTTAATAATCCAGCGTACCAACCCAGCAAGCTACATGAGAATATTTATGATCTAGATTCTCGCATCGTAATCACAACAAATTTTGATCGTATCTATGAGAATTATTGTATGACAATAGCAAATTCTGATGCGTATAAAATTATCAATTATTATTCTAGGGATTTAGTTGATGAGATTAGATCGGATAGTCGTCTTATTATCAAGGCACATGGATCTATAGATGATATCTCAAATATGATATTTACACGCTCGCAATATCACATGGCTAAAAGAAATCATTCACAATTTTATGAAATTATAAAAGCAATTTTTCTAACAAACACCGTTGTTTTTATAGGCTGTAGTCTCACTGATCCTGACGTGTTACTGATTCTTGAGGAAGTAAAAATTTCAAGCTCATCAGAAAGACCGCACTACGCAATCATTAAAAAGAAATCGATGAATACTCTAGAGCTTAGTGATTGGCAAAATACCTTCAACATTAGTGCACTTGAATATGGACCATCATATGAGAATTTGTTAACCGATCTAAATAATTTATTAGGACAAGTAGAAAATGAACGATCCACAGTCATATCGTAAAAAAAACATTGCTACTGATCTAAACAGATAAATCCTTTGATACAACCGCAGCACACAAAAATATCCCATCTTGGGATGTTTTCAAAATGAGGGTATAACTTTGTGAAATTTAATTTTTACAAGAAGAGCCCAGTCTTTGAAGTCCATCAATAGTGATGAATATCATAGTTTCCTGGAATGTCTAATATCTGCCAGAAAAAATGCAGATTTAACTCAGCAGGAATTAGCCGATAGGCTTAATAAACCACAATCCTTCGTATCAAAATATGAGAATCGCGAACGCAGGTTGGATGTTATAGAGTTTCTACAGATTGTTCGTGCGATTGGCGTAAGTCCATCAGAAGTGCTTAGAAAGATGGAAATAAATAATCCATTTAAAAAGATCTGAGGGCATTATGAAAATTGTCCACATCGAAACACTTATCCAGAAAGGTAATTTTGCTGTTTCAGCAGAATGGGAAAGAATCAGAGAGCAGGCGCTTTCTTCAGTAAAGTTAGTGGATTGGCCACCAGGCTCTGGGTTTTTTACAATTTTCCCAGAAAGCGGCAAGAAGACAGGCCAAGGCAATGGCGTAAAACCTATTAAGAACCGTGCAATTGATAATTTAATCAAAGAAGGCTGGGTTAGCGAATACCCTTGGCCGGTAGGTGAGCGTATAAGACCCGGTAATATGGATGCAGCTTTCATTTCACAAAGTGGTATCGTTGCGTTTGAGTGGGAAACTGGAAATATCTCATCAAGTCACCGCTCTATGAATAAGATGGCACTTGGTCTTCTTACTGATGCAATTATTGCTGGATTACTTATTGTTCCTTCTCGTAAGCTTTATCCTTATTTAACCGACCGTATTGGTAACTATAGTGAATTAGAGCCTTACCTTCCCTTGTGGCGTGCCATACCATGCAACCGAGGTGTTTTGGAAATTATCGTAATAGAACATGATGCTGAAAGTAAATCTGTTCCAAGAATCCCAAAAGGAACTGATGGTCGCGCCAATATTTGATTATCCTTCTATATAATCAGTATTTTTGTGATGATGAATATGGTTATTTTCGAGACGGAAGATAATATCATCTGAAAAATCTAGTTCTATGCCAATCCATCTCCTTCCTTTTTTTTCGCAGACCGTATAGGTTGTTCCACTTCCACCAAAGGGGTCAAGAACAAGATCATTAGCTGATGTTGAAAGCTCAATGACACGATCAAGAATTTTTGTCGAGAGTGCATTAGCTTTTCGATTTTTTGATTTAAATTTAGAATGCCTTACAGGAGGAATATCTGTCCAAACATCTTTCAGATTTACACCTTGGGGATTCATCGCATTTCGATGGCCACCATAGTCCTTTATTTCACCATCGCAGTGTCTACAAGTTTCAATAGGTGTTCTAATTTTCCTGAAAATCCTCGGTTTTCCTTTGGTAAAGTATAAAAGACTATAGTGAGCTGGATAGAGTTTTCCTGAAATCGGAAGACCACTCTTCATTTCTATTGAGATGTCATGTCGGAACTCAAGACCTTTATCCATTAAATAAGCGCCTAACAATATATTCCAACGGGGTAGATTATAAAGAAAAAAAGCTCCTCCTGGCCTTAAAAGCCGGATGCACTCATCAATCCATCTATGACACCATTTTATATATTCATTTTCAGGACGATTATCCTTAGTCTTAGCTCCATAAACCTTATTTAGATTAAAAGGTGGATCTGCGAAAATGGTATCGATTATTTCATCGCGAAAAGCTGGCAATATATCTAAACAATCACCATCAAATAGAGCTCCTAATTTTGTTTTGTAGCAAAGATTAGGCAGAGGTGAGCTATTGATTAGAAATTGAGAAGCATCAAAAAACGATTCTGCAAATAATGAATGTTTTTGATTATCATCTTGTGCAATAGTCAGTGTAGACACGCTCTTTCTCTTTTAAAATAATCTGTGCATCTAATAATATCCTAAAATAGGATAATTTTAAAATAAAAAACTGCTTAACCCCAATCTTAATTTGACAAAAAAACTAAACTAACTTCAAATTGAGGCATTGTCAAAGATACAGAATTACTTGAAGGATACAAGAAGGATTGTGTCAAATTTGTGTCAAACTACACTGCTAATCCTACTGTTTAGGGTTGTGTGGCACTGGTTTTATGCTTGGCAAGCATTGCAAGTAATTGATTTGTATATATCTAAATTTTACAGCTACGTTTCGTAATCAGCGAGTCGGAGGTCCGACCCCTCTCCATTGCGCCAATTAGACATTTTTATTAGTTCATTATCAATTGGGTTTAATGAACTTTTAGGCCGTATATTAAATGGAAGTGTAGGGATGTCACTACCCTTTCACTTCATTTTCTGGTTAATTTTGTATCTAAGGATGTTAGCCTGTGTACATACTAAAATTGGAATTTATTAAGAATAAATACCTGAATAAATTCCAAATAAGTCATTTTCTCATGCTCCTGAGTGTTTATTTACTCAATAAATTCAGCAAATTCACTTTTCTTTAACTTAATCTTATAAAGAAGTTGATCATAAAAATGAATTCGAATTATCGAGTGAATAATTAAATATGCACTTAAAATAACTAAGGCAAGATTAAGTATTCCCAGTGGAATTAGAAAATGCAAAACATTGAGGGCATCATAAAATTTTGAAGTGGCTACCAGTAAGCTCCCGACTGACAAAGGAAGGGCTAGTATTGCTATGCCTGTTCGCATAACAGATAGTGATGTACGTTTTTCAGCTAAAATAAGCTGAATCTCATCCACTACTGCCGAATCAATTTTCGATATTTCCTCAGTCAAATCTCAGTCCTTTGAAATATTACAGCTTCTAGCTATTAATTAAACAATTCCAATATTCATTATGTTGTGTTTGGAGAAATCTAAATCAACAGTATTGATGCAAAATACTATACAATTTTGCATCGAATGAGAGCATCTTCGTCGTAAGTGTATATCGCACACAGTCTATGATATCCATCCGCCACAATAACTTTACCATTGATTGAGTCTCTTATCAGAAGAAGAGGTGACAACTGATCCCCCGACAGTGTTTTCTGATGATTTTTAATGATATGAGTATTGCTTATCCCGAGCAATGATAAACCGGATGTCCTAAAGATATCTTTAGCTTTAAATTCTGAAGGTACTACTTTTTTTTAAGATTACCCACATAATTAGCGGCCGTCTGTTCATCGTAAATTAAACGCAAATAAGATAAAGCCGCTGGATAATTATGTGCTTCTGGCTCATTTAACCAGTTAATTTCTACTTTATTTACCATATTTATTAAAATATCATTAGTGGAATCGAACATATTAGTCATTCATATATCAATTAATTTTGAGATATTGATGATCATATTTTGAACCACAATAAATTTTTATTTATCAGCAACTTATGAATAGTGATTGACAGAATTTGAGCGTGACAAATCTGTCTGCTATTTACGAGTGTTGGCGAGCACTAGCGAGTTTAATATTAATATAAACAGTAAGTTATAATACCTTTTAATCCGTTGGTCGCGCGTTCGAATCGCGCACGGCCTACCAAATGAACAACCCCGCCGCAAGCGGCGGGGTATCAGAAGAGAGCGAGTTGTCTGTCTTCGTATAACTGCTGATAGACATCTCCGTGCTTTTTAACGTAATCTCTTATTGTGTCCTCATCGCCATGACGGCCAACTGTACTGACGAAATAACCATCAGTCCAGAATTCCCCGCCCCACAACTGTTTCTTCACATGAGAACATAAGCGAAATACCTCCCGCGCCGTGATACTCTTGGAGACCTTTGCACGGTTACTACGCGGCACGATAATTGCGTTAAAAATTTGCGAAAAATGCTCATTTACCTCGTGTAAACTCCGCTCTTTCGCAAATTTTTGCCTTATTCTGGTACCGCTCATGACACCGTGCAAAGGTCTCTCTTGATCAGTGTCACCAGTTTTGTGACACTGTATGCGGGAACCGACTGCACCAGAAAATGCACATGATCCTTATCTGTACCAATCTCCATGAATTTCAACTGGTAACGCCGTTCGAGATCTAAACAGACATCCCGCAACACCCCGTCCACAGCTTCATCAAATACGGCGCGGCGATATTTCGCCGGAAACACCACATGATAAAGCAGCACTGTTTCATTATGGCTCTTATGTATATATTCGCTCACGCAAATATATTACGCCCCAAGGGGCGGGGAATATATCCCGGAGAGATTCAAACATTAAGCGATCATGGAAATTCTAAAGCAGTTTAGTAGCACGGCAAGGCCGTGCGCCATTTATGGCTCGTTTATGCAAATTTGAGAATTCATTTTTATAAATATTATTATAACTTAATGCTATAATCGTAGCCCCGGGGATTCAGCAGCCTCCCCAATCTAAGACGATTCTCGTCCAAGGTCTGCTTCGATATTGGATAATTCCAAGGAGAAGTAATGGACGAATCACAAAAACATATTTCTAGTTCCGCCAAGGCTACCCCACCCAGACAAGTAAC from Nitrosomonas ureae harbors:
- a CDS encoding helix-turn-helix domain-containing protein, with product MKSINSDEYHSFLECLISARKNADLTQQELADRLNKPQSFVSKYENRERRLDVIEFLQIVRAIGVSPSEVLRKMEINNPFKKI
- a CDS encoding DNA-methyltransferase, encoding MSTLTIAQDDNQKHSLFAESFFDASQFLINSSPLPNLCYKTKLGALFDGDCLDILPAFRDEIIDTIFADPPFNLNKVYGAKTKDNRPENEYIKWCHRWIDECIRLLRPGGAFFLYNLPRWNILLGAYLMDKGLEFRHDISIEMKSGLPISGKLYPAHYSLLYFTKGKPRIFRKIRTPIETCRHCDGEIKDYGGHRNAMNPQGVNLKDVWTDIPPVRHSKFKSKNRKANALSTKILDRVIELSTSANDLVLDPFGGSGTTYTVCEKKGRRWIGIELDFSDDIIFRLENNHIHHHKNTDYIEG
- a CDS encoding ParA family protein; amino-acid sequence: MKSVVFFNNKGGVGKTTLVCNVASYISIHKSKRVLLIDADPQCNATQAMLSDEICEKIYLDRDPNLPTLFDYLAPIEAGEPAISKKIIPFLGTQNQFKTDLIPGHPKISLVEDKLSSAWNDMQAGTLAAYRITNWCSQLFENLESRYDLVIIDVGPSLGALNRTVLLSVDYLVTPFGCDIFSLLGIQNIASWLKNWQRQYTRSIANVKEDRPGEIENYPIITDSDTKFRFAGYSVQQYVTKTFKSGKRPVKAYDKILQEIPITVEVNLSFLKSRNLQTNDLELGHIPFLYSLVPLAQAHRYPIHELRKSGKLMGNQFKQVEDYQKIMNIFCDKLMQNIGIEQ
- a CDS encoding SIR2 family protein yields the protein MISWPRSLIREVAARRCVFFLGAGVSASSIDDHGVHPKTWKEFLNEAQSLIENTQEKTIVKKMIKEKQYLLALQGIHQFANKSDYKDFLNKNFNNPAYQPSKLHENIYDLDSRIVITTNFDRIYENYCMTIANSDAYKIINYYSRDLVDEIRSDSRLIIKAHGSIDDISNMIFTRSQYHMAKRNHSQFYEIIKAIFLTNTVVFIGCSLTDPDVLLILEEVKISSSSERPHYAIIKKKSMNTLELSDWQNTFNISALEYGPSYENLLTDLNNLLGQVENERSTVIS